The Equus caballus isolate H_3958 breed thoroughbred chromosome 12, TB-T2T, whole genome shotgun sequence genome contains a region encoding:
- the LOC138916505 gene encoding olfactory receptor 5A1-like codes for MGNTSTTKAWNSSSVTTFIFVGFADHPELQVLLFVTFLGIYLVTLSWNLALIFLIRSDTRLQTPMYFFLSNLSFIDICYSSTVAPKMLTDFFQEQKTISFLGCAAQFFFFDGIGLTECFLLTAMAYDRYTAISSPLLYTAIMSQGLCTRMVIGAYFSGFLSSLIQACSIFQLHFCGPNIINHFFCDLPPVLALSCSDTFLSQVVNFLVVVTIGGTSFLILVISYSYIVAAVLKIHSVEGQRKAFNTCASHLMVVTLLFGTALFMYLRPSSSYSLGRDKVVSVFYSLVIPMLNPLIYSLRNKEIKDALWKLLENKKVFS; via the coding sequence ATGGGAAACACGTCCACAACTAAGGCCTGGAACAGCTCATCAGTGACCACATTCATCTTCGTGGGATTTGCAGACCATCCAGAACTCCAGGTCCTGCTCTTTGTGACCTTCCTGGGTATCTATCTTGTGACCCTCTCCTGGAACCTGGCCCTCATCTTTCTAATCAGAAGTGACACCCGTCTGCAAacacccatgtatttcttcctcagcAACTTGTCCTTCATTGACATCTGTTACTCCTCCACAGTGGCTCCCAAGATGCTCACTGACTTCTTCCAGGAGCAGAAGACCATATCATTCTTGGGTTGTGctgctcagttctttttttttgatggcATAGGTCTAACTGAGTGCTTTCTCCTGACTGCTATGGCATACGATCGATACACAGCCATCTCCAGTCCCCTGCTCTACACTGCCATCATGTCCCAGGGTCTCTGTACACGCATGGTGATTGGGGCATATTTCAGTGGCTTCCTGAGCTCCCTGATCCAGGCCTGCTCTATATttcagctccacttctgtggACCCAACAtcatcaaccatttcttctgtgacctcCCACCAGTCTTAGCGCTTTCTTGCTCTGACACGTTCCTCAGTCAAGTGGTGAATTTTCTTGTAGTGGTCACTATTGGGGGAACATCATTCCTCATCCTCGTCATCTCCTACAGTTACATAGTTGCTGCTGTCTTGAAGATCCATTCAGTGGAAGGCCAAAGGAAAGCCTTTAACACATGTGCCTCACACCTGATGGTGGTGACTCTGCTGTTTGGGACAgcccttttcatgtacctgcgaCCCAGCTCCAGCTACTCTCTTGGCAGGGACAAGGTGGTGTCTGTGTTCTATTCACTGGTGATCCCCATGCTGAACCCTCTAATCTACAGTTTAAGGAACAAAGAGATCAAAGATGCCCTGTGGAAGTTGTTGGAGAATAAGAAAGTGTTTTCCTAG